DNA from Thiomicrorhabdus sp. Kp2:
ACATATTGAGTTTGTATGCGCTTATTGTTCACCATACATTACAACCTCTTGAACAATTTTCCATAATCCATCATCCTTACGCCACAAAAGCACCTTGTAAACATCGTCTTTAAAACGATCAGAGTGATAACGTTGTAAAAAACGACTGCGTACCATTGTAGATGAAATTGGGGTGATTTGAATATCATCTAAAAAAAGTTTAATAAATTTTGGGTTTTGCAAACTACGATATCGACTTTTTTCCCAGGTTGAATAACTCATACCATTTTTAGGAATAAACGCATTCTTATCGTAAAAAGAGAGATACGCTTTCACCTGCTGATTTGACCAGGCCTGGCGCCATTGCTCAATTGACTTTTTAACCAAACGAACGGAGTCGGCATTTTTAGCATCAGTAATCACATTATCGGTTGGCAGTTTGGCTTGTTTGATATCAAAAAATAGCCACTGTGTTTTAGGCTGGTTAACAGGAGTATCTTTAAAAATTCTTTGATACGCTTGTTGAGCATCGTAAGCGTAGATCTGATTTAAGTTTTCTAATGTCGTGGCGACTTGAGAATCAGCTTGAAGCGCTAAATCTAATCGTTTTTTGGCATCATCATACCGTTTCTGTTTAATCAAAATCACTGCAATATTATTTTCAATCGCCCGCTTTAGTTCAGGAACCAATTCACCCGACTCATTTAGGCTATTCCATATTTTGAGTGCTTTATCATAAGCACCCGTTTGCGCGAGACTTAAAGCGTTCTGAAACTGCTCGGCCTGCTCGGCCAAACGTTTCTCATCGACTTGGTTAGCAGTGGCCAAAGAACTAAACCCAAATAAGCTCAGCGCAATAAACATTACAGACAGAGCCTGCAAGACTTTAGATGATAATAATGAAAGTAGTTGAAGCATAAAAATGAGTGTTAACCAGGCTATAAAGGATTGAAGATAAATTAAGATTCTTTCTTAAATTTTAAGTTGCGGTATTTTAACGTAAATCGCCAATGCCAACCATATTACTTTTCAAAGATTTAAGTTCATCACGGAGCTGTGCGGCCGTTTCAAAATCCAACTCCTTAGCCGCTTTGTACATCTGTTTTTCAACTTTCTTGATATGGCTAGCCATTTCCGCAGGAGACATCGCTTTTTGGGAAGTATATTCAGAGTCTGATTCAGCCACTTTTTGAGATTTACCAGGCCTGGTAGATTTGGCTGCATAAGGTGAATCTTCTAGAATATCGCTGACTTTTTTATTTAACCCTTGCGGTGTTATTCCGCGCTCTAAGTTGTATTGAATCTGTTTGGCTCTTCGGCGTTCGGTTTCATCAATCGCTGTTTTCATTGACTTGGTAATTTTGTCAGCATATAAAATGGCTTTACCTTCCACATTACGAGCGGCACGCCCAATGGTTTGAATCAATGAACGTTCCGAACGTAAAAAGCCCTCTTTGTCTGCATCTAAAATGGCGACTAAAGCGACTTCTGGAATATCCAGCCCTTCTCTTAATAAGTTAATACCAATTAAGACATCAAACTCACCCAAACGTAAATCACGAATAATCTCAATACGCTCAACCGTATCAATATCTGAGTGCATATAACGTACACGCACATTGTGATCTTCAAAATATTCGGTGAGGTTTTCCGCCATACGTTTGGTAAGCGTGGTTACTAAAATACGCTGACCTTTCTCGGCTCGCCAGGTAATTTCACCGAGCAAGTCATCTACCTGCGTTAAAGCTGGGCGTACTTCAATAATGGGGTCTAACAGGCCTGTTGGGCGCACTACTTGTTCAACCATGGTTGAACAATGCTCGGCTTCGTACTTACCTGGCGTAGCAGAGACAAAAATACTTTGTGGCATAGCACGTTCAAACTCTTCAAACATCATGGGGCGATTATCTAAAGCTGAAGGTAAACGGAAACCGTAGCCTACTAAGTTCTCTTTTCTTGAACGGTCACCTTTATACATACCCCCTATTTGCGGAATGGTAACGTGACTTTCATCAATGACTAGCAAGGAATTTTGTGGGAAATAATCCATTAAAGTCGGTGGTGGCTGCCCCGCTTCCCTGCCGGACAAATATCGTGAATAGTTTTCAATACCAGTGCAATAGCCAAGTTCAACCATCATCTCAATATCAAGCTTAGTGCGCTCTTCTAAACGTTGAGCTTCAACCAATTTATTCATTGAACGAAGCTCTTCTAAACGCTCTTTAAGCTCAACCTTTACCTTTTCTACCATCTCCAGCACACGTTCTTTAGGCGTAACATAATGCGACTTTGGATAAACGGTTACTCGAGTTGGACGCGTTAACACCCCGCCCGTTAAAGGATCAAACCAAGCAATACTTTCGACTTCATCATCAAACAACTCAATGCGCACCGCATACTCTTCGGCCTCAGCTGGGAAAATATCAATCACATCGCCACGCACTCTAAAGTTACCACGCCAGAGTTCAATATCATTTCGGTTATATTGCATAGAGGTTAAGCGAGTTAAAATATCGCGTTGGGTGATTTTATCGCCCAAACGAACCTGCAAAATCATCTTCAGGTACATTTCAGGATCACCCAAACCGTAAATGGCCGATACGGTGGCAATCAAAATCACATCTTCACGTTCTAGCAACGCTTTAGTGGCCGATAAACGTAATTGTTCTATCTGTTCATTAACCGATGAATCTTTAGAAATATAGGTATCAGATGCAGGAACATAAGCCTCTGGCTGATAATAGTCATAATAAGAGACAAAATACTCTACCGCGTTATTCGGAAAAAAGCCTTTCATCTCACCGTATAGCTGGGCAGCCAGTGTTTTGTTGTGTGCCAAAATAATGGTAGGTCTTTGCACGGTTTTAATGACGTTAGCTATGGTAAAAGTTTTACCCGAACCTGTAACCCCTAAAAGGGTTTGATAGGCCTCGCCATCCTGAATCCCTTCAACCAATTGTGCAATTGCAGTTGGTTGGTCACCATTGGGTTCATACTGTGAAACTAATTCAAACGCTTTTGACACATTTTTTCCTTTAAAAATACCTATAAAATCCAGTAGAATGGAGGGTAATAACTTTTGGGTAATTAGCCCACCATTATACCCGCTCAAACACCTGTGGAGAAATTCAATCAATGGCCAACTTATCTGACCGTGTCAATCGTGTAAAACCCTCACTTACGCTTGTTATCACCGCTAAAGCTCAAGAATTAAAACGCGCAGGAAAAGATATTATTAGCCTTGGAGCAGGAGAGCCAGACTTTGATACCCCAGATCACATTAAGGCCGCAGGTATCGCCGCCATTCAAAATGGTCAAACGCGTTATACCGCCGTTGATGGAACGGCCGATTTAAAAGAAGCGATTATTGCCAAGTTTAAACGTGATAACGGAATTGACTACCAAATGAACCAGATTTTGGTCTCTTCAGGCGGTAAACAAAGTTTTTACAACCTGTGCCAAGCCGTGTTAAATGATGGTGATGAAGTCATTATTCCTGCACCTTACTGGGTCTCTTATCCAGATATGGCTCTATTAGCAGGTGGAGAGCCAGTTGTAATTGAAGCGGGTATTGAGCAAGGGTTTAAAATCACAGCCGCCCAATTAGAAGCCGCAATTACACCTAAAACAAAAATGCTTGTTTTAAACAGTCCATCCAATCCAACAGGTGCGGTATATACGGCTAAAGAGTTAAAAGAGATTGCGGATGTATTACTAAAATACCCAAACATCATTATTGCATCTGATGATATGTATGAACACATTATGCTGGATGACAGCAAATTCACTAATATCCTAGAAGTCTGTCCAGAGCTTTATGATAGAACGGTAGTCATGAATGGTGTCTCTAAAGCTTATTCAATGACAGGTTGGCGAATTGGTTATGCCGGTGGCCCAGTTGATCTTATTGCAGGTATGCGTAAAGTACAATCTCAAAGTACTTCAAATCCATGTTCTATTTCACAAGCCGCTTCGGTAGAAGCGTTAAATGGTTCTCAAGAATGCATTCAGACCATGCTAGTTGAATTCAAAAAACGTCATTTATATGTTGTTGAACGCATCAATTCCTTACCTGGCTTTAAATGCATTCACGCTGTTGGGGCATTCTATGCCTTTATGGACATCTCAGAAGCGATGGTAATGAAAGGTTACAAAACCGATACCGATTTTGTTGAAGCATTACTAGAACAGCAATTAGTGGCTGCCGTACCTGGATCAGCCTTTGGGGCTGATAAACACATGCGCTTTTCTTTTGCGACCAGTATGGAAAACCTGATTAATGCCATTGATCGTGTTGAAGCGTTTATGAAGTCTTAATGTATTCTTAAATACTAAAAAACAAACAGGCCTGGTAATTCATAGAACTACCAGGCCTGTTTGTTTTTTATTACTGATAAATGCAGATTAATTAATCACGCCATATTTGGCTAAAATCAATATTCAATGCACACTCTTTAATCATAAAATCAAATTGCTCATCGGTAAAGTCCGCTTCTTTAATGTAACGACCTTCATGCAAGCGATATACTTTTGCCACCTTCTCTTCTGGATAGGCCAAAATATAGGTTTTAACCCCTTCTTGTTGATAAAGCTCAAACTTAAGCCCTTCATCACGTTTAGCACTTGAAGGTGACACCACCTCAACAATCAGCTCAGGCGTTTTAGTTAATTTTTCACCCTGAATATTACAAGCAATTAACATGTCAGGACGTACCACCGTATCATCCGCACATTGCCAATCAATTTCAGCTAAAGCTTCGCATTCAATGTAATTTTGAAGTTGTTTATAAACTTGAAATGATAAAGCTTGCTCTATCCGTTGATGAGAAATACTTGGTGATGGCTCCATCGCATAAGGGGCTCCGCGAATTAATTCCCAATCGCCTTCCCACAAAGCATAATCTCTAATTGTATAGTGTTCTTCATAAGCTAAAGACATAGCTACATACCTGTTTAAATTTGATCATTTATCATACACTTAATTATTAACTTGGTGCAATCAACAATGATGTCGTAGAAGCATAAACACCATGGAACGGCTAAACTCCTCACTCCCCAATCACTTCTCCAGCTCTCTCTCGTAAAAACACAGGAAAACGCGGTAGACCTTTTTTGGTCAACCCCATATATTGAAAAGTAACAATACTACCCATTTTAGGCGGTTGGGCTCTTTGTGCATCGCTTAACCCACTGCCAATTTTAATAACAGTACGGCTTTCAGATTTAAGCAAAGGAAATAACCTGTTTACTTGTTCAGTCATTAATTCACACTTTAAAGCACCTACCAGGCCTGTATACTTTCCCAAACCCTTTGTATAACCACGCACAATACATTCCGCATCTTGTTTTTGCTTAACCTTTAAAGCGCTAGTTACTCTTCCCGTTTTATATTCAATCTCAGGGTTTCTAACCACCAGCCCCTCTCCACCTAAAGACAGCACTCGATTTAGTTCTTTTTCTACATCCAAATTCGCTTTAATACGCGTTTGCTTAATGATTTTAATCACAGTATTTGGCTGATCTTTTAAAAACATTTCAAGTACCTGTAAACGTTCTAACAAACCACCGCTTTGATTGGGTACTTCAAAAATATGATAAGAAATCTGCTTCCAGCGGTTATCTGGATTTTGTTGACGAACAATCGAAACGGTCTCCTCAAATTGCCCTCTATCCAACCAGAGTTCACCATCCAATTCAAACGGCGGAAAGTTTTGAGTAAACCACTTAGGTGAAGCAAACACATTACCTTGACGACTAATGAGATGTTTACCATCCCAATAAGCACGCACACCATCTAACTTTTCACTCATTAGCCAACCTGTTACATCCTCATTAGCGTGATAAGTTTTCAATAGCATTAAATTGGGCTTAGTGACCGTATCATCCGCTTTTATCACCTCTACAGTTAATAACCCAGTTATAAAAACAACAAGACCAAAAACCAAAAAGCCTGGAAATCTGACCAGGCTTTTATAATCAATTTTGAATTTTAGAAACTTTGTAAAACTAGACATTATTCACCGTCTTTATTTACTATCTTTAAACCGTAAATCTGCAGAGATTTTGGCTAATGTCTTTTCGCCAATCCCTTTAACGGTTAATAAATCATCAGCTTTTGTGCATTTAATCTTTTTACAATGCTCAGAAATCGCCATCGCCTTGGCAGGCCCAATACCAGGCAAAGAATCAGCAATCTCCTCAACACTGGCTTTATTTACATTAACGGGAGCAGCTGATACAGAAAAACTGGCAAATGAAACAAACAATACTGCAAAGATAGAAGTTAAACTCTTAATCATTTTGATATTCTCCAATGTTTTAAATAAAAAACCATTAAGCCTATATAAATAAAATACATATAAAACATAAGCTTAAAAAAAGAATAACATACCTTAAAACACATATTAAGTATTTTTTATTAATTAATACAAAAAAGTGTTAATAAACTACCAATTAACCACCACCCACAGTCATCCTGAACTTGTTTCTCGACTTACCCCTTCAGGCGTCGAGTTCTTCGTTTCAGGATATCCAAACACCACACCGTCATTCTGAACTTGTTTCAGAATCTCCAAACCAAGATCCTGACCTTCGTCAGGATGACGTGGCGGTTAGTTCTTGAGCTTTGTCAGGATAACTTGGCGGTTGGTTTATTGACCTTCATCAGGATGACGTGAGGTTTGTTTTTTTGGTAAGAATAATAAAAAAGGACAATAAAAAAGGGACGGTACCTTTGGGTACCGTCCCTATGTATCTCAACCTCACACTGTCATCCTGAACTTGCTTAAGGATCTCCAAAGTGTACTTAATAATCGCACAGCCTCTTTACAACCCAACAATTTGATTCCACAAATCCGTCCAATCGGGATTCATTTCTAAAATCAAATTATTTTTCCGTATCCAGTATAAGAAGATCCTGACCTTCGTCAGGATGACTTGGCGGTTGGTTTATTGACCTACGCCAGGATGACATGTCGGTTTATTTCTTAACCTAAGTCAGGATGACATGTCGGTTAATTTTTTTACTACACGAGGATAAGAAACGTTATTTTTATGTATAGCATAAAGTACCACACCGTCATTCTGAACTTGTTTCAGAATCTCCAAACCAAGATCCTGACCTTCGTCAGGATGACGTGGCGGTTGGTTTATTGACCTTAGTCAGGATGACGTGAGGTTTGTTTTTGGTAAGAATAATAAAAAAGGACAATAAAAAAGGGACGGTACCTTTGGGTACCGTCTCTATGTATCTCAACCTCACACCGTCATCCTGAACTTGTTTCAGGATCTCCAAAGTATATTTAATAAGCCACACAGCCTCTTTACAACCCAACAATTTGATTCCACAAATCCGTCCAATCGGGGTTCATTTCTAAAATCAAATTATTTTTCCATTCACGATGCCAATTCTTTAACTGTTTTTCACGGAGAATAGCTGCACTCATTTCTTCATGAAGTTCAAAATAAACCAACTTATCAACATTATATTTTTTAGTAAAACCTTCAACTAAATGATTTTTATGCTGGTAAATACGTTGCACTAAATTTGAAGTCACGCCTATATACAAAACATCATTAGACTGACTTGACAGAATATAAACTGCTGGCTGTTTCATAAAAAATTACTTTTCCGCATCCAGTATAAGAAGATCCTGACCTTCGTCAAGATGACATAAGGGTTAGCTCCTTAACTACGTCAGGATGACGTGGCAGTTGGTTTATTGACCCACGCTGGATGAGCAACATTGTTGTTCCTAACCTCAACCCCACACTGTCACCCTGAACTTGTTTCTCGACTTACCCCAACCCCCACACTGTCATCCTGAACTTGCTTAAGGATCTCCAAAGTATATTTAATAAGCTGCACAGCCTCTTTACAACCCAACAATTTGATTCCACAAATCCGTCCAATCGGGATTCATTTCTAAAATCAAATTATTTTTCCATTCACGATGCCAGTTCTTTAACTGTTTTTCACGGAGGATAGCTGCACTCATTTCTTCATGAAATTCAAAATAAACCAACTTATCAACATTATATTTTTTAGTAAAACCTTCAACTAAATGATTTTTATGCTGGTAAATACGTTGCACTAAATTTGAAGTCACGCCTATATACAAAACATCATTAGACTGACTTGACAGAATATAAACTGCTGGCTGTTTCATAAAAAATTACTTTTCCGCATCCAGTATAAGAAGATCCTGACCTTCGTCAGGATGACTTGGCGGTTGGTTTATTGACCTACGCCAGGATGACATGTCGGTTTATTTCTTAACCTAAGTCAGAATGACATGTCGGTTTATTTTTTTACTACACGAGGATAAGAAACGTTATTTTTATGTATAGCATAAAGTACCAAATCGTCATTCTGAACTTGTTTCAGAATCTCCAAACCAAAATCCTGACCTCCGTCAGGATGACGTGTCGGTTGGTTTATTGACCCACGCTGGATGAGCAACATTGTTGTTCCTAATCTCAACCTCACACCGTCATCCTGAACTTGTTTCAGGATCTCCAACCACCACACTGTCATCCTGAACATGCTTAAGGAACTCCAAAGTATATTTAATAAACTGCACAGCCTCTTTACAACCCAACAATTTGATTCCACAAATCCGTCCAATCGGGATTCATTTCTAAAATCAAATTATTTTTCCATTCACGATGCCAGTTCTTTAACTGTTTTTCACGGAGGATAGCTGCACTCATTTCTTCATGAAATTCAAAATAAACCAACTTATCAACATTATATTTTTTAGTAAAACCTTCAACTAAATGATTTTTATGCTGGTAAATACGTTGCACTAAATTTGAAGTCACGCCTATATACAAAACATCATTAGACTGACTTGACAGAATATAAACTGCTGGCTGTTTCATAAAAAATTACTTTTCCGCATCCAGTATAAGAAGATCCTGACCTTCGTCAGGATGACATAAGGGTTAGCTCTTTAACTACGTCAGGATGACGTGGCAGTTGGTTTATTGACATACGCTGGATGAGCAACATTGTTGTTCCTAACCTCAACCCCACACTGTCATCCTGAACTTGTTTCAGGATCTCAAAACTCATTTCCTGAACGAGTTTCTCCACTTCACCCTTCAGGCGTCGAGTTCTTCGTTTCAGGATCTCCAACCACCACACTGTCACCCTGAACTTGTTTCAGAATCTCCAAACCAAGATCCTGACCTCCGTCAGGATGACGTGGCGGTTTTACTTTATGGTTTAATCATCAAGGTAAAACATTTAGTAAAATCGAAGAACAGTTAATTCTATTTGGTCTTTTTGCATTCTTATTAGCTTTATTAGGTTTTTTCCAGCAACATCCCGAACACACCCGCTTTGCAGGAGCCATTGAAACCCAATTCAAATCATTAGCTCCCCTTTTAATACTGCCTATCTTGTATTATCTAAAGATTACAAACATCAAATTTCTCGTAAATTCAATACTTCTTGCTGCGATTGCTGCGGGGCTAATAACACTATTGATAGATATCCCATCAGAAATGCCTCGCTACCATCGAACACACGGAGCCCCAATTATATTTGGTGATCTAGCGATGCTATTCGGCCTTCTTTCACTCAGCTTTTCATTTCTGTATTTTAAAAAAGAAAAATTACAATTTACTTTCCTTATTTTAGGTGGAATTCTAGGAATAACAGCCAGCCTATACTCAGGAAGTCGTGGTGGTTGGATTGCTCTTTTAACAATCCCTTTGCTATTTATTCTTATGACTCCCAAAGCACAGCGCAAAACACTTATTTTTACAACAATCGCTGTATTCTTAATTATTCTAGGCATTATCTTTGGAACAGAGAACCCCGTTCACCAAAGACTAAGCACTGCATTAATAGAAATAGAAAATCTAATTGAAAACCCTAACTGGGCTGGTGGCTCTTTAGGAAGCAGACTTGTTTTCTTTAAAATTGCCATTACTGCATTTTTATCAAATCCTTTTTTTGGAATCGGTGTCGGAGAATTCTATGCCTATAAAATGGCATTAATTCAAGAAGTTCCTGGGCTTTATCCCGAAAACCTAATTAGCTACAAACATAGCCACAATGAGTACTTAGGGATTCTTTCAGGCATGGGGGTAATTGGTATACTTTTCTATATAATCTTCTTTGTTTGGCTTACTAAAATATTTAAAAAAGCCATCAAAAATAATAACCCAGAAATAAAATCTATCGGACTAGCGGGAATCACTTTACTATTCTGCTACCTTGACTTTTCATTATCAGAATCTTTCTTAAGCTCAAAACTTGGTTCCATTGCTTTTTACTTAATGCTTAG
Protein-coding regions in this window:
- a CDS encoding nuclear transport factor 2 family protein, producing MFIALSLFGFSSLATANQVDEKRLAEQAEQFQNALSLAQTGAYDKALKIWNSLNESGELVPELKRAIENNIAVILIKQKRYDDAKKRLDLALQADSQVATTLENLNQIYAYDAQQAYQRIFKDTPVNQPKTQWLFFDIKQAKLPTDNVITDAKNADSVRLVKKSIEQWRQAWSNQQVKAYLSFYDKNAFIPKNGMSYSTWEKSRYRSLQNPKFIKLFLDDIQITPISSTMVRSRFLQRYHSDRFKDDVYKVLLWRKDDGLWKIVQEVVMYGEQ
- the uvrB gene encoding excinuclease ABC subunit UvrB, whose product is MSKAFELVSQYEPNGDQPTAIAQLVEGIQDGEAYQTLLGVTGSGKTFTIANVIKTVQRPTIILAHNKTLAAQLYGEMKGFFPNNAVEYFVSYYDYYQPEAYVPASDTYISKDSSVNEQIEQLRLSATKALLEREDVILIATVSAIYGLGDPEMYLKMILQVRLGDKITQRDILTRLTSMQYNRNDIELWRGNFRVRGDVIDIFPAEAEEYAVRIELFDDEVESIAWFDPLTGGVLTRPTRVTVYPKSHYVTPKERVLEMVEKVKVELKERLEELRSMNKLVEAQRLEERTKLDIEMMVELGYCTGIENYSRYLSGREAGQPPPTLMDYFPQNSLLVIDESHVTIPQIGGMYKGDRSRKENLVGYGFRLPSALDNRPMMFEEFERAMPQSIFVSATPGKYEAEHCSTMVEQVVRPTGLLDPIIEVRPALTQVDDLLGEITWRAEKGQRILVTTLTKRMAENLTEYFEDHNVRVRYMHSDIDTVERIEIIRDLRLGEFDVLIGINLLREGLDIPEVALVAILDADKEGFLRSERSLIQTIGRAARNVEGKAILYADKITKSMKTAIDETERRRAKQIQYNLERGITPQGLNKKVSDILEDSPYAAKSTRPGKSQKVAESDSEYTSQKAMSPAEMASHIKKVEKQMYKAAKELDFETAAQLRDELKSLKSNMVGIGDLR
- a CDS encoding pyridoxal phosphate-dependent aminotransferase, translated to MANLSDRVNRVKPSLTLVITAKAQELKRAGKDIISLGAGEPDFDTPDHIKAAGIAAIQNGQTRYTAVDGTADLKEAIIAKFKRDNGIDYQMNQILVSSGGKQSFYNLCQAVLNDGDEVIIPAPYWVSYPDMALLAGGEPVVIEAGIEQGFKITAAQLEAAITPKTKMLVLNSPSNPTGAVYTAKELKEIADVLLKYPNIIIASDDMYEHIMLDDSKFTNILEVCPELYDRTVVMNGVSKAYSMTGWRIGYAGGPVDLIAGMRKVQSQSTSNPCSISQAASVEALNGSQECIQTMLVEFKKRHLYVVERINSLPGFKCIHAVGAFYAFMDISEAMVMKGYKTDTDFVEALLEQQLVAAVPGSAFGADKHMRFSFATSMENLINAIDRVEAFMKS
- a CDS encoding Uma2 family endonuclease, producing MSLAYEEHYTIRDYALWEGDWELIRGAPYAMEPSPSISHQRIEQALSFQVYKQLQNYIECEALAEIDWQCADDTVVRPDMLIACNIQGEKLTKTPELIVEVVSPSSAKRDEGLKFELYQQEGVKTYILAYPEEKVAKVYRLHEGRYIKEADFTDEQFDFMIKECALNIDFSQIWRD
- a CDS encoding DNA ligase produces the protein MSSFTKFLKFKIDYKSLVRFPGFLVFGLVVFITGLLTVEVIKADDTVTKPNLMLLKTYHANEDVTGWLMSEKLDGVRAYWDGKHLISRQGNVFASPKWFTQNFPPFELDGELWLDRGQFEETVSIVRQQNPDNRWKQISYHIFEVPNQSGGLLERLQVLEMFLKDQPNTVIKIIKQTRIKANLDVEKELNRVLSLGGEGLVVRNPEIEYKTGRVTSALKVKQKQDAECIVRGYTKGLGKYTGLVGALKCELMTEQVNRLFPLLKSESRTVIKIGSGLSDAQRAQPPKMGSIVTFQYMGLTKKGLPRFPVFLRERAGEVIGE
- a CDS encoding helix-hairpin-helix domain-containing protein translates to MIKSLTSIFAVLFVSFASFSVSAAPVNVNKASVEEIADSLPGIGPAKAMAISEHCKKIKCTKADDLLTVKGIGEKTLAKISADLRFKDSK
- a CDS encoding GIY-YIG nuclease family protein, with protein sequence MKQPAVYILSSQSNDVLYIGVTSNLVQRIYQHKNHLVEGFTKKYNVDKLVYFELHEEMSAAILREKQLKNWHREWKNNLILEMNPDWTDLWNQIVGL
- a CDS encoding GIY-YIG nuclease family protein — translated: MKQPAVYILSSQSNDVLYIGVTSNLVQRIYQHKNHLVEGFTKKYNVDKLVYFEFHEEMSAAILREKQLKNWHREWKNNLILEMNPDWTDLWNQIVGL
- a CDS encoding O-antigen ligase, whose product is MIDIPSEMPRYHRTHGAPIIFGDLAMLFGLLSLSFSFLYFKKEKLQFTFLILGGILGITASLYSGSRGGWIALLTIPLLFILMTPKAQRKTLIFTTIAVFLIILGIIFGTENPVHQRLSTALIEIENLIENPNWAGGSLGSRLVFFKIAITAFLSNPFFGIGVGEFYAYKMALIQEVPGLYPENLISYKHSHNEYLGILSGMGVIGILFYIIFFVWLTKIFKKAIKNNNPEIKSIGLAGITLLFCYLDFSLSESFLSSKLGSIAFYLMLSYLIFFINQRNREERISKI